In Bacteroides cellulosilyticus, the genomic stretch AGCTTCTTTCTTATCAGCGGTAGTAGTAGGCTTCAGAAAACCACCACCTGCATAGAAGTCAAAGTTAGCCTTCGGTAAGTCAAGGGCTATTTCGTAATACATGTTACGGTTAGGCTGATGAGCATAGAAAGCGGCAGGAGTAGCATGGTCCACACTGACACTGGTAGTTACACCGACTTTCTTCCCAGCTTTCTTAGCTTTTTCGGCAACCGTTTGAATCACATTCTTCTGGTCGTCCATACCGATGGCACCATTATACGTCTTCACTCCGGTAGCCAATGCAGTTCCGGCAGCGGAAGAGTCCGTAACCGAATTAGTAGCAGAGAAAGTAGTGGCAACACCTACAGCCGGAAACTGAGTGAACAGCAACGGCGTCACGCCAATGCGTCCTTCCTGTTCAGCCAAGTACATTTCCGTACCGTTCACCTGGTTTACTCCCATTCCATCACCGATGAAATAGAATACATACTTTGCCTGTTGCGCATACGTCGTACCTGTCAACAGGACAAAGAGCAATACATACATGAATCGTTTCATAAGTTGGTATATTTAAAGTAGTTTGAATAAATGTCGCTTTCTCTTAAATGACAAACAAAGATAAGGAATTTACCCCAGTGACCGGAGCAGATATTGTTAAAAAAATAAAGCCGGAAGGCAATCCGCATTGCTTCCGGCATTATTGTTACATCGCGATTGCGATGCTATCTACTTTAAAAGGATTATTTCTTGTTCAGGATAGCCATTGTATCCGAAGCAATCATCAGTTCTTCATCAGTCGGGATTACTACAACTTTCACCTTAGAATCTTCAGCAGAAATCACAGCTTCTTCGCCACGTACCTTGTTCTTCTCCAGATCCAGCTTCACGCCCATGTATTCCAAACCTTCGCATGCACCGGCACGACAAGAAGCCTGGTTTTCGCCTACACCACCGGTAAATACGATGATGTCTACGCCACCCAAAGCAGCAGCATAAGCACCGATATACTTTTTGATACGGTAGAAATACATCTTTTCGGTCAGGTCGGCCATTTTATTGTTACCGGCAGCAACGGCAGCCTCCAATTCGCGCATGTCGCTGGATACACCGAAGATACCCATTACACCGCTCTTCTTATTCAGCAAGTCGGATACACCGGTAGCAGTCAGGTTCTCTTTTTCCATGATGAAAGTCACAGCACCGGCATCAATGTCACCACTACGGGTACCCATCATCAGGCCTTCCAGCGGAGTCAACCCCATGCTTGTATCTATGCTCTTACCATCTTTAACAGCAGTGATAGAACCACCGTTACCAATGTGGCAAGTGATAATCTTCTTTCCTTCCGGACTCACTCCCAGATACTCACACACGCGTTGTGAAACATAACGGTGAGAAGTTCCGTGGAAACCGTAACGACGTACACCATATTTCTTATACAATTCGTAAGGAATAGCATAGAGGTAAGCATAATCCGGCATAGTTTGATGGAACGCTGTATCGAATACACCGATTTGCGGTACATTCGGCAATATGGCAGAGATGGCGTTTACGCCTTTCAGGTTAGCGGGATTGTGAAGCGGAGCCAGGTCGTTGCAAGCCGTGAAAGCATCCAGGACTTCCTGTGTCAGCAGCACA encodes the following:
- a CDS encoding acetate kinase, with the protein product MKVLVLNCGSSSIKYKLFDMDHKEVIAQGGIEKIGLQGSFLKFTLPNGEKKVLEKDIPEHTVGVEFILDTLTSPEYGAIKSLNEINAVGHRMVHGGEKFSESVLLTQEVLDAFTACNDLAPLHNPANLKGVNAISAILPNVPQIGVFDTAFHQTMPDYAYLYAIPYELYKKYGVRRYGFHGTSHRYVSQRVCEYLGVSPEGKKIITCHIGNGGSITAVKDGKSIDTSMGLTPLEGLMMGTRSGDIDAGAVTFIMEKENLTATGVSDLLNKKSGVMGIFGVSSDMRELEAAVAAGNNKMADLTEKMYFYRIKKYIGAYAAALGGVDIIVFTGGVGENQASCRAGACEGLEYMGVKLDLEKNKVRGEEAVISAEDSKVKVVVIPTDEELMIASDTMAILNKK